A genomic segment from Thermostichus lividus PCC 6715 encodes:
- the trxA gene encoding thioredoxin, translating into MATTRQFSSFNDLISHTSQPLLIDFYADWCGPCRMMVPILDQVKQHLKTAVEIVKIDSERYPQLASQYRIQSLPTLLLFYHGQEVQRWEGVQPPEVLIDAIRRL; encoded by the coding sequence ATGGCCACAACACGACAATTTAGCAGCTTCAATGATCTGATCTCCCATACCTCCCAGCCACTCCTCATTGATTTTTATGCAGACTGGTGTGGCCCCTGCCGGATGATGGTGCCAATTCTTGATCAGGTGAAGCAGCATCTTAAAACAGCGGTTGAGATCGTTAAGATAGATTCTGAACGTTACCCACAACTAGCAAGCCAGTACCGGATTCAGTCCTTACCTACGCTCCTACTCTTTTACCATGGTCAGGAAGTGCAGCGGTGGGAAGGGGTTCAGCCACCTGAAGTATTGATTGATGCCATTCGGCGACTGTAG
- a CDS encoding ComEA family DNA-binding protein: MNTATAAELQTLPGIGPKLAAEILKARQKKPFTSWAEVDAVPGIGPKLIERLREHATW; this comes from the coding sequence TTGAATACCGCCACCGCGGCTGAGCTACAAACCCTACCGGGGATTGGCCCCAAACTGGCGGCAGAGATCCTGAAGGCACGGCAGAAAAAACCCTTTACATCTTGGGCAGAGGTGGACGCCGTTCCGGGGATTGGACCTAAACTCATAGAGCGGCTGCGAGAGCACGCCACATGGTAG